The nucleotide sequence TATCAAAGCATATTAGATAAGTAATATGATGCTATAAGTGTAATGTAATATGACAAACAGTAGTTTACATAgattacagtgcatccagaaagaaTTCCCAGcccttaactttttccacattttgttatgttacagccttatttcaaaatgcattaaattcaatattttcctcaaagttttACAAACAATAACCCATATGACAgtatgaaagaagtttgtttgaatgtttgcaaatgtatttaaaaataaataaatacatttaaaaaaatcacataagtattcactacctttgcttaatactttgttgaagtaCCTtcagcaccaattacagcctcaagtgtttttgagtatgatgctacaagcttggcacactgATTGTTGGggagtttcttttttctttttttagcacaggcattttcagatctctccagagatgtttaatTGGGTTccagtctgggctctggctgggccactcaaggacttTCAGGTTAAAGAGAAAGATTGATTAAAAGATGAGTACAGAGACATCTTTGATGAAaacctgactagtctcccagttcctgctgttGAAAAACATCCTCACAGGATGatcctgccaccaccatgctttactgtagggatgttACTCGCCAGGTGGTGAGGGGcacctggtttcctccagacatgacacttggcattcaggccaaagagttaaatctgtgtttcatcagaccaaagaattctcatggtctgagagtccttcaggtgggctgtgatgtgccttttactgaggagtggttatTCTGGGTCGCCCGTGAGACAAACACATAATCACCTGAAGTAGTTAACATTTGCACCAGTCTATcccaaacaaaatcaaactatACCTTGTTAAAAACCTCACAATTCCAATGACATAAACCAATTTAAGATTGGAGGACACAGCAATAACAGTTTCTCAAAATAGAATTCATACTCAGCAAGACTGTAAATCGTACATTTTATGATGCTTGCAGGGGCACAGAGTTATTGGATCCTTATTGAATTACTTTACACTATTCTCTCCATATAAATCCAAAGAATAAAATGGTACCAAGCTTTTAGTCTAAAAAACATGTTATCCAATAGAAAGGGTTTTAAAgcctacttttcttttctttctgttttcttactTGTTTTGGCTGcatataaaaagtaaacactACGACAACCAGCATTCTGGATCAAAACAAGGCCACATCTAAGCGTCTATGACAAGGATTGGGCTCAGTGAGCCTGTAAACCAATCAAAGTCCCAATAGTAACGCGAAAGTCAACTTGTTGGTTGAACACTTCTCGGCTGTTAGATCCAACTAATGGTGTGTGTTCCCTGTGATGACACAGCGACATTGTCCTCTCAAGGATGATCaatggaaacaggatgcaccagtgCTCTATTTTGAGTGTCAGGGCAAAGGCAATGATTACTTATGTAcgttttccatgttttttatttttaagaaatttctTTTCTATCCGAAACGTCTTTCACGTTGTAATTATGGGGTATtgcttgtagaattttgaggaaaataatgaattacataatgtggaaaaagttaagcgctgggacTACTttgtggatgcactgtatgtgaaAGAACAGGCAAGATAAAGAACTTACTGGCAGGCTATTGGTTTCCAAGGTGGACATGCTGCGTCGGGTGGTGGGTCTGGAATCCAGCACGTTCTTCTTTGCCACTTTAAGCTCTCGACTCTTAGGTGGCACATACCCCTCCCTCATAGAAACCAGAATTGGATCCTCGTCGCGGCCCTCCAGCCACTCTTCGGGTTCCATGGCGGGCTCAGGTCCTGCTGTGTTGGGGTATAGGTCATCCTGGAAGAGGTCGGACtgcacaaaaatatgaaatgtggtTTCGTCAAGGGACTTGTTGCAACACGGTTGGTAAAATCTTTGTCTTTCAGAGGAAAATGAAGCCAAACAAATCAGACTGAAGTTGTAATTGGAATCATCGAGTCCAGTAGTGGAACTATTTTAGTATAAGTGTGAGGATACAACACTTTAAGAAATAGTCcattacaaatataaaaggaCTGAAACCCAAATGATTATTACTGATGGGTTTTGAATAGCTGTATCTGTAGTTTATATGTAAAGATGCATcataatttacaaaatgaaccaactgtgtataaaaataatctgaaaagtACTCTAGTAACTACATATTAGGGAAAATTGAATTGGAATGACACGATATTCCActctaaaattttaattaaatataaaaaaaaatacattaaagtaaaagtacctaGTGAGTAAATGCACTTAGTTGCCTTTCACCACAGTAAAAGGGTATGATCAATGGTTAGTGGTCCTTACTTTTCTAGGTACCGTCATTGTGATGGGCTCACACTTCTTGTCGAGGAGTTTGTATAACCTGAGAGAACAGTAAGAAAGATGGGGAGAAGAAAAGTTGCGTTTATGTTATACATGTCTATCAATCTATCCCCAATGCTTAAAGTCATGTGAGTCACATAAGACAATTTCACGTACTGCGAGGTCGACCTCACCAAGGGAGGTATTATACAACAAGTCTTGGGTTTCATGAAACAGCTTTAGTGAATTCCCACTTCAAAATGCATTCATTGAATcataaacaatgacaacaaaataGCTTCAGTGCATGTTTGCAGTTGCTTGTTGAGGGGCTTATCTAATTGATAAGATGAGAGGACAGATGGCCTGAATTAAATCTAATCAACTGTCAACATCAAGCTAGTTGATGTGGATACAGCACCTCatacaaatataatttacagtCATGGACCATTCTCCAGTAGTTTATTGCACGGTCAGTATCTCACCTGGCGATCTCACATTTGCTGACATCCACACCTCTCTTGGGCATGAAGCCCATCCCTCTCTGGGGCTCCTTACTGCTGAAGGTGTTGAGGTAGTGGACATACGGCGGCTCCTCTGTGATCTCAAAGTAACGGATACTGCTGTCCCCCTACACtcaaaacacaggaaatatcACAAACAGTTGCGACAATTAAGTTGTTATTATTTCATCCGGGAGcagtacattcacacacagttgTTTCTGTACCTTTCCACAGAGGTAGACCATGTTTGCATCTGGGTCATAATATGGTAACAACACTCCATTACTTGTGTCCAACTCCAACAGTGCAATAGGCTCCTCGAAATTTGTCTGTGGAGGGAAACAAAGCCTACATTTTTTGTGGACATGCATATGCTGTAAGCGTCTGCCCCTTCTAATTTGAGAACGACAGGCgaattttaatcatttgttaCCGGGTCCCAGAGCCCGAGTTCTCTTTGGCTCATCCTAGTGAATCCTGTGGTGAAGATGTTTCCGTCTCTGGTGAAGATGGCTCTCATTGGCCGGATCCCTTCATGTGGCGCCAAACGCTCCTGCTCATCAGCAAAAGGACAGACATTAATATAAAGCTAAAGATCTGAaggcgaaaaaaaaaacaaaatcactgcTTTTCTCCCATTTCATCCACAttcttgtttaaatgttttgttgctccATGAGGTTTACTGTCTCACTATGGGCTGAAGTCCTTTGGTTCTAGTAAATTATACTActtgttataaaaaaaactaacataCGTCCACTTAATGGTCCATTATTcaggattttacatttttttaaacttattaatttttttgttttatatttttaatataagttTGTAGATGATGTTTAGATAATTACTCTTAttgtggtaaatggtaaatagtctacactcattcagtgtcttgctcaaggacacttcgacatgtggtcagaggagccggggatcgaaccatcAACAGTGGGATTGTGCCACAGTCGCACAGGAATGAATTGTACTGTTGGAATGTTTTctgttgaaatgtttaatgCGGTTGCAACCTATTGCAAACACCCTTTCTAGGGTTTCTTAAATAAGGAAGAAAAGACCAAGTGGGTGTGGGGTCCTCCTCCAGCACAAATCTGTCTCTTTGAGGTGCTTCTTCACTTCATAGTCTTTTGGGGGGAGAAACCATGAGTCTGTGTCTTACTGGCTCTTCCTGCACATTTCCTTACCTTCTACGATGCCTCCTTCTTGTGAATTTGTCTCACTAATTAATcgaatttgaattttattttcactcacCGCAACTACCTCCCTCTTGCGGGGGTCGCAGACACGCAGGCGTCGGTCCTTACAAGTGGTGCAAAACAAGCTGCCATTTCGGTTCCAGCTGATGCTGTAGATGAGGTCTGGGTGGTCGTCCATGGAGATGAGGGGCTCACCAGCCCCAACATTCCAGATAATAATCAGGTTATCACTGCCTAAAGGGGGAGGGGGTGATGGGGTTTAGAAAAAAGGCCATCTGAATGTAAATCTTTTGTAAGCTAATTCCTGTTCATGTATGGTTTGGCACACGCACATATTACTGTTAGACTAAGGATTACGGGAAACAAGAAACATCCCGTATGTGGGTATTTGCATGCTTATATAACCTACCCGCAGTGAGAAGTATGTTGCGTGCCGTGGGGTGCCAGGTGACAATGCCAACACGCTTGGAGTGTCCCTCAAGGACCACAACAGGGTCAGAGAGGGGACGGGTCAGTGTGTTGTCTGGAATCTGCCAGACCTGGAGAGGAGGGATGAAGGAATGAATTAGTGCTTTGTGTGTCACAGCAAACCATGCCATAGTTacacattcattaaaaatttAAGAAACAAAGTATTGTTTTGGCTCATCCTCCCCCAATTTATTGGCTCACAAATGTTTGGTCCATCTATAGTTTCAAAAATATGATAAGGTACATTGTCAGTTTCAACACTTCTGTTCCTGTTGGTTCTGGGGTTGGCTTGTCCTCAGCGAGTTAAACTCATGGCTGGTTCTTTCACAGTGGACAACTACAGGTCCACatctttaattttacattaaactcAGCGCACTGCCACagatttgggaaaaaaaaaaaaatcatggctagttaaaataataattaccaaGTCATTCATTTAATCAGACAATTTAggtcattttatttctaaagcatGTCCCATTATACATTAATTTGGTCAAGAATAAGGGAGACATGCACAATCAAGCCTCCTAAGAATTAGTTTTCTAAGCcactaaaataaagaaagaaagataattattttatttatttcaagtattattaatattttttaactgtTCAATAATGCTGTATATTCTGCTAATATATTGCCTGTTTTGTATATATGTGCCgttttgaaaaaggaaaacctCTTTGAAGGAGAATTCTTTGCTTAAATTTAACGTTTTATTTTGATTCTCACAATAAATCCAGACTGTGTGTTATTTCAGTGTAACTACTGAATGCAAACTCTTCCTCTGGTTCTTTACTCCTCTAAAGTCGCAGAAACAACACCACTGAAATGAGTTCAGGGTCCTCAGTGGTAGCTATGACCTTGGTCTCTGGAACATTACGGTCATATAAAGCCTacgtatattttaaaaacatggatGGCTGAGCTGAACACGTGCTACTTTCTGCACTTTGTTCTGTagcattaacacattttattctaaGGTCACAATAACAGAGGATTTTTGTGGTTTCATTTTGGTTACAACACACAGCAGGTGACTGACATGATCCACATATGctcatgaaaacacacacagctccattCTTCTAATGAACCTTTTGACATTGGACAATGATCCGTCTGTGTGAGCTAAGGAGAATTACATCATAGCCTTTTCTAAAGCCTCACAGTCAGAGTACTGCCAAGACAGGACAGCTGCAACTGTCTGTTTATGTCTAGTGCACAGACAAagtatacaaatacacacactcacatgtaaAGGCAAGCGTGCAGCACTTAAGCAGCAttccagcag is from Channa argus isolate prfri chromosome 22, Channa argus male v1.0, whole genome shotgun sequence and encodes:
- the coro6 gene encoding coronin-6 isoform X1; this translates as MSRSIVRQSKFRHVFGQAVKADQGYDDIRVSKVTWDSSFCAVNPKFLAVIVESSGGGAFLVLPLSKTGRVDKNYPLVIGHSGPVLDIDWCPHDDNILASCSEDCTAMVWQIPDNTLTRPLSDPVVVLEGHSKRVGIVTWHPTARNILLTAGSDNLIIIWNVGAGEPLISMDDHPDLIYSISWNRNGSLFCTTCKDRRLRVCDPRKREVVAERLAPHEGIRPMRAIFTRDGNIFTTGFTRMSQRELGLWDPTNFEEPIALLELDTSNGVLLPYYDPDANMVYLCGKGDSSIRYFEITEEPPYVHYLNTFSSKEPQRGMGFMPKRGVDVSKCEIARLYKLLDKKCEPITMTVPRKSDLFQDDLYPNTAGPEPAMEPEEWLEGRDEDPILVSMREGYVPPKSRELKVAKKNVLDSRPTTRRSMSTLETNSLPLLAVFDLFFLVSLISLPCLSFFIFSVRFPSFPSSPLCLLLFLSSLSCLRGCWRRYRN
- the coro6 gene encoding coronin-6 isoform X2, which encodes MSRSIVRQSKFRHVFGQAVKADQGYDDIRVSKVTWDSSFCAVNPKFLAVIVESSGGGAFLVLPLSKTGRVDKNYPLVIGHSGPVLDIDWCPHDDNILASCSEDCTAMVWQIPDNTLTRPLSDPVVVLEGHSKRVGIVTWHPTARNILLTAGSDNLIIIWNVGAGEPLISMDDHPDLIYSISWNRNGSLFCTTCKDRRLRVCDPRKREVVAERLAPHEGIRPMRAIFTRDGNIFTTGFTRMSQRELGLWDPTNFEEPIALLELDTSNGVLLPYYDPDANMVYLCGKGDSSIRYFEITEEPPYVHYLNTFSSKEPQRGMGFMPKRGVDVSKCEIARLYKLLDKKCEPITMTVPRKSDLFQDDLYPNTAGPEPAMEPEEWLEGRDEDPILVSMREGYVPPKSRELKVAKKNVLDSRPTTRRSMSTLETNSLPPELLERLLEEIQKLKATVLSQEKRICDLENKLSQYTNGTA
- the coro6 gene encoding coronin-6 isoform X3 produces the protein MSRSIVRQSKFRHVFGQAVKADQGYDDIRVSKVTWDSSFCAVNPKFLAVIVESSGGGAFLVLPLSKTGRVDKNYPLVIGHSGPVLDIDWCPHDDNILASCSEDCTAMVWQIPDNTLTRPLSDPVVVLEGHSKRVGIVTWHPTARNILLTAGSDNLIIIWNVGAGEPLISMDDHPDLIYSISWNRNGSLFCTTCKDRRLRVCDPRKREVVAERLAPHEGIRPMRAIFTRDGNIFTTGFTRMSQRELGLWDPTNFEEPIALLELDTSNGVLLPYYDPDANMVYLCGKGDSSIRYFEITEEPPYVHYLNTFSSKEPQRGMGFMPKRGVDVSKCEIARLYKLLDKKCEPITMTVPRKSDLFQDDLYPNTAGPEPAMEPEEWLEGRDEDPILVSMREGYVPPKSRELKVAKKNVLDSRPTTRRSMSTLETNSLPFLSLFSLILSSCSLSLTYFSSFL